The sequence below is a genomic window from Ignavibacteriales bacterium.
TTTTTAATAAATCCCTTCAGCTCATTTTCTTCTTTCGAATTTGAACAACCCGGATCTATTACTGCTGCCAGCAGAGTTTCATCATCCCAGACAACAAAAGTGTTTTCAAAGAAAGGATTAAATACAAACTTTTTTATTTTGATCATTTTTATTTAAAGTTGGTCGAAATTCTTCTAAACAATTTCCGGTTATAATTTTTATAATTATCCTGCGTTTCTTCAAGTGAATCACCACCGAATTTAAGCAAGAAAAACTTTGCAATACTCCATGCAAGCATCGATTCAGCAACTACAGCGCAGGCGGGCACAGCTACAAAATCACTTCGTTCACGCCTTGCCTCAACCGTTTTCATAGATTTCAGGTCAACACTTTCGATCGGTGTCATAAGGGTCGAGATTGGTTTCATCGCTGCCCTTACAATTACAGGCAAACCCGTTGATATACCTCCTTCGATTCCGCCTGATCTGTTTGTCCTTCTTTCAAAACGCGTTCCCTTTTTTATTATTTCATCGTGTGATTCAGAACCAAACTTTTCAGCCGATTCAAAACCGGAACCAATTGAAATACCTTTAACTGCGTTTATAGATATGATTGAGTGTGCGATATCCGAATCAAGTTTGAGATCATAATGCATGAAACTGCCAAGTCCGGTCGGAACTCCTGTAGCAACGACATAAAAAGTTCCGCCAAGAGTATCTCCCATTTTTTTCGCAAGCTTAATCCTGTTAATGATTTTTGCCTGGTGTTCCTGGCTAAGTACTCTTACATCGCTTTTATCAGATAAAGCGGATAAATTTTTCGCACTGAATTTTTTCGGCAGATTATTATTCAGCAGTTCTTCAGCAAAATTATTTTCAGGGAAAACTCCGCCGATACTTTCAACAAAACTTCCTACTTCAATTCCGAATATCTCAAGAAATTTTCTAGCTACAGTTCCTGCAGCTACTCTTGCAGCCGTTTCCCTTGCACTTGATCTTTCAATTGAGTTACGAATATCATTAAAATTGTACTTGGAGATTCCGACAAGATCAGCGTGACCCGGACGAGGGACACTTACCTTTTCAAATGAGTTTTGTTTTTTAGTTGGGTCCATAATATTCTGCCAGTTGACCCAATCTTTATTTTGTATCATTAATGAAATGGGCGAACCAATTGTTTTCTGATGACGTATCCCTGAAATAATTTCTGCCTTGTCGGATTCGATTTTCATCCGCAAACCACGACCATACCCGCTCTGTCTGCGTTTGAGGTGATAATTCAGGTATTCATTTTCAATTTTAATGTTTGATGGAAAGCCTTCTACAATAGTTAATAAAGCTTTGCCATGTGATTCCCCGGCAGTTAAAAACCTTATCATCATTATTCCTGTTTGTTAAGGTAAATATAAAAAAAACGTCCCGAAAAATTCGGGACGCAAAAAATAAATTATATGGATTTTATCATCCCGGGATTTCGAGACCTACAAACCGGGTGTTGCCTTCGGCATCCTGTACTTTCAGCAGCATTGCCGATCCCTTTTTCTTGTTAACGAGTGATTTGAACTCATCGACTGAACTTATCGATTTTTTATCAACTTCAACAATTACAATATTCCTGACAAGACTTTGATCCTGTGCTTTACTGAAAGCTTTTACATCAGTAATCAGAATACCGCCGTCAACTTTGTAAGTGGATTTATCCTTGTCAGATAAATTTCTAACTGTCAACCCTATGTCCTCAAAACTTGCTGAAGTTGAATTAGTTTCAGATTTACTGCTCTCATCTTTATTACTTAGTACAGGCTGATTTTTTTCATCCTCTTCACGCGGCTTTAATGTTACACTTCTTTCTAATTCTTTTCCGTCCCTTAACAGAATCAGTTTAACTGTTGAGCCTGCTGTTTTAGATGCAATGTAACCCTGAAGTTCGTTTGGCTGATTGACTTCCCTGCCGTCAATCTTCAGAATAACATCACCGGCTTTAATATCAGTCTTTGATGCTGCGCCGCCTTCAACAATTCCGTTTACAATTACACCTCTCGGTTTATCAAGTCCTAATGATTTAGCAATAGCGTTATCGATCGTTCCGATCTGAACACCAATATACCCTCTGCTTACTTTACCATTGGCAATTAGATCTTTTGCTACTGACTTAACCAGGTTAACAGGAATTGCAAACCCATAACCTATGTATGTCCCAGTGCGTGAAGCAGCAATTGCAGAATTAACTCCGATAACAGCACCAGACAGATCAACCAATGCACCGCCGCTGTTTCCGGGATTGATAGCGGCATCTGTCTGAATAAAATTTTCTACTGCATAACCATTATCACGGGACATTAAACCGAGATTGCCTCTTCCTAATGCACTAACAATACCGGCAGTAACTGTTGAAGAAAGAGAAAGCGGATTTCCTATAGCCATTACCCATTGACCGACTTTGATGTCATCTGAATCGCCAAGGTAAGCCGTTGGTAAATCTTTTGCTTCTATTTTAATAACTGCGAGATCAGTCAGCGGGTCTGTTCCGATAACCTGGGCATCGTATGTTCGGTTATCATGCAAACCAACTGTGACTTTTGTTGCATTCTCTACAACGTGGTTGTTCGTGACAATATAACCATCCGCTGAAATGATAATTCCACTGCCGGAACCGCGTTGTTCTTGTGGAAGATCTCTGAATGGAAAGGGAAAAATATCCTGGTGAGGATCATCTTTAAGACTTGAGACAACGGAAATTTGAACAATGGTCGGTGTAACTTTCTCGGCAACTTCAATAAAAGCTTTACTGAATGATGTTGCGTCGGCATCCAGATTTACCGGCGGATTGTTCGCGCCCAGATTAATATCAGCATAACCCGGTCTCACCAATCCAAATCCGGAAACCAAAAGTGCTCCGAACAAAATTCCAACGATAATTAATGCAAATGCGCCGAAAATTCTCTTCGATTTCATACTTACTTTTACTCCTAATTTAATTTACTTACTTCTGTTTGTGCATTTGTATCAATCAGCGATACATACCTCTTAATTATAAATTTTTAGTGACTGAATTCCTTTAAAATCCTGATGATGATATCTTAAAAATTTTTCCATCAACCGGATTGCAGATTCACCCGTTTCCGGGTCAGATAAACTTACCTTTTTTTTATACTTTAGACAAATCAAATAACGAAAAAGTTCCTTTTTAACATAGAATGAATCGGGGTAATTTTCAGCACACTCACTACAAATAAGACCCTGATTAAAGTTGTAAACAACATCCGAAGTACCGGTAATATCCTTTGCGCAAATGCTGCAGGAATCCAACTGCAGTTCGTAACCTATTTCAGTTAAAAAGAACATAAAAAATCTGCTGAAAAGTATTAAGGGCAGTTCATCATATGAATCAAGCAATGAAAAGATTCTGGTTAATCCATTAAACATCCTGTTGTTCTGCTCATACTCGGGCACAAGTTTCTGTATTAATTCCAATATTGCAAGAGAATATTTCATTCCATCAAGACTATTCCGGATGTTGGGATAGTATGAAATAAGATCAACGCTTGAGAGGAACTGTAGTTCCCTTGTTTCCTTCTTGTAGAAAACAACGTTAATAAAATTTACCGGGTCAACTATATTACTTATTTTTGATTTCGGACTCCTCGCACCTTTCAAAATGAGCGAGAGCTTTCCAAAATCCTTTGTGTACAAAGAGACTATGACACTTGAATCACGGTAATTCATTTTACCAAGAACTATTGCTTCTGACTTTACGATCTGACTCATTGTATAAAATTGTAAGGGAAATTAAATACTCCCTCCTCGGTGATGATACCGGAAATAAGATGAGAAGGTGTGACATCAAATGCGGGCGAGTATACTTCAAATGATTCAGGCGCAATTTGAAGGGAACCTGAATAAAGTAATTCATTTTTATTTCTGAATTCGATTTTAATTTCTGATCCTGATGGAATGTTTCTGTCAATGGTAGTTGATGGTGCCGCAACATAAAAGGGGATGTTATGGAAATTACAAAGCACAGCAAGATTAAATGTTCCTATTTTATTCGCAGTATCACCATTCAATGCAATTCTATCAGCACCTACTACGGCAAAATCAATTAAACCTGTCTGCATTAAAGAACCGGAAGAAGAATCAGAAAGAATCTTAAACGGAATTCCATTTTTTGATAATTCAAATGAAGTGAGTCGTAAGCCCTGCAGTAAAGGTCGTGTTTCATCTGCAAATACTTGTTCAACAAGACCGTGTTCAAATCCATATTTAATTACATTGAATGCGGTTCCATCTCCGCCGGTCGCGAATTTCCCGGTGTTGCAGTGTGTTATTATTCCGGATTTTTTTTTGAAAACTGATAGCCCATTCTTTCCAATTCTGTCGCAGTACTCTTCGTCCTTTTTATGAAGTTCTATGGCACGAGCCAGCAAAAGCTCGTATGAATCTTTCATGGGCAAATCAGCTTCATAAATTTTTTTTATTTCTTCAAGGGCGTAAAATAAATTTACTGCGGTTGGTCTTGTACGAAACAACCTGTTATAAGCTTCGAGAAATTTTTCCCCGGAAGAATCTTTTTTTACGGAGAGAGCCAAAGCATAAGCAGCAGCTATACCAATTAATGGTGCGCCTCTTATTTCAAGCCGCTCAATTGCTTCAGCTATACGATTATAACTATCGGTTTCAATATATTCTTCAACCAGCGGAAGTTTGGTTTGATCAATAAAGACTAGTTTATCATTCTCAAATTTTAAGGAGAAGTAGTCACTCTTTTTCATCAAATCTTGATAAGTCTAAAAATTCTCTATACCTGTCTTTGACGCGGAGTAAAGAAAGTGATTCAAGTCCTTTAGTACTAAATTGCTCTACACAGAATGAAGCCATTGCACTGCCGTAAATAATAGCCCGCTTCATATTGGACGAGCTTAAATCACGTGTCTTATGAAGATAACCGGTAAATCCACCTGCAAAGGAATCTCCTGCGCCGGTCGGATCAAAAATCATTTCCATCGGATATGCCGGAGCAGAAAAAATTGTGTCCTCGGTAAACAACAACGCACCGTGTTCACCTTTTTTAATGATAAGGATTTCGGGACCCATTGCTCTTATTACCCTTGACGCCTTTATGAGATTCGGCTCATGCGCTAACAGTCTTGCTTCAGAATCATTAATGATCAGAACATTTACTCTTTTCAGAAGTTTGAGCAACTCATCTTTTTTTCCTTCGATCCAATAGTTCATCGTATCACAGACAACAAACTGCGGATCATCCATCTGGTCAAGCACTTTGATCTGTAATTCAGGATCAATGTTTCCCAGACAAATGTATTTTGACTTTCTGAATTTTTCAGGAATAATGGGATCAAATTTTTCAAAGACATTTAGCTCCGTGAGTAATGTATCACGCACATTAAGATCATAATGGTATTTACCTGACCACCGGAATGTTTTTCCATTCTCAATTACCTGAAGACCATCAAGATCAACATTGTGTTCTTCTAAAGTATTGAGATACTTTTTGGGGAAATCCCCGCCAACCACACCAACTAAATAAACCGGACCGCTGAAATAACTCGCAGCCAGAGAAATATAAACTGCTGATCCGCCTAAAGCATCTGTAACTTTATCAAAAGGGGTTTCAACTGAATCAAGACCAAGAGAACCAACAACTAAAAGTCCCAAATTTTACTCCTGTATTTAGATTTTAACTGCCGCAAAAATAAGTAAATCAGCTTTGAATACATAACATTTCATCACACTTTGATTTCAATAAACTTAAGTAAACTGTTAGGGCTAGAAAAATATTCTTTAATGATGTCAACTGATTTTCTTTGTCCAGACCAGGCAAGCAGTTTTTTTGCTCTTTCAGCCGTTACCCATTTGTAAGAGGAATGCTCTCTGGAAATTTTAATAACAGATTCCGGATCCACTTCAACTACAAACACCGGAAGAAATGAGATGTAATTTCCTTCAGGAAAATAAAATGAATTAATATTCGGTACGACCCAAATTTTCTTCTGAACAATTCCGGTCTCTTCTTTTATTTCACGTAAAGCCGTCTCATAAGCTTTTTCGTGCTTTTTCATTTTACCTGAAACCATTTGCCACAAACCGGGATAAATTTCAGTATCGGATCGTTTAAGTAAAAGAAATTCCATTTTATTCTTACGCCTCCTGATGACATGAGCTTCGATCATATTTGAAATAAGTTTCATAAAAATTCTCTCTTAAAAATATGCGCGCACTTCTGCACGTGCTGTATGAATAGCTTTACCGCCTCCCTGAATCCTGCCATCATAACTAACTGTCGATTGAAGATTTGCAGACAACCTGTAATCAAAATTTAGTCTCCAGAAATAATTTTTCCCTAACAGATTTCCGCCGGTCAATTCAAACGGCAGAAAGTTTTCATCCGTATTAGCAATCAGTTCATTTCTCTCAACCTCAACACGAAGTCTTCCGGAGCCGGCAAACGAAAGATTAAATCTTATTGATTGTGAATTAAGATCAATAATTGTTGGCTTTAACGGATAGCTGTCCTCGCTTTTTCCTACTTTAATTTTAAATCCAACTTCAATCATTTTGGCGGGACGGTAAGAAAAATCCGTGACAAAGTTGTTTGAATTTATCCGCCTTTTCCTGTTAGAATTTATCGGAGCGGAAACATTATCATTTGTGTTGATAATTTCCGTCTGATTACTCACTTCCTGGATCATTCTGAATTTTATCCTCAAACTCCTTTCCCGGTTATAAGCGCGTTCAACACCGCCGCTGAACTGGTTCAAACTTTTTCGCTGATTAAACCTGATACGGAATGAAAGGTCCTGGTCATTTTCGTAAATTAAAATATCCTGTTGAATATAGTTAGAACCTCTTATAGTATTCTGTTCATTTTGAAATGCTGAAAAATCAAGTAAGTATATTTTTTTGTAATCTTCTTCCCTGCTGTTTTCTTCTATCCGCCAGAATGTTTCTGTTGATAGAGCATTAAGTACACTACCTAAAATTCCTTTACCATCTGTTAATGCTGAAAAGTTTATTTTCCATCGCGTACTTGTTTTTAAATCTATAACCGGAAATAACTCTTCAGTAGGAACAGTAAGTTGAACATAATCACCATCAAATAATGTCGGCTCAAAATCACTTTCATCTGCAATGCCGTTGTTGTTAAGATCACCGAGATATTTATAATTGCCCTGCCCTTGTTCAACACGGATAAACACCTTTTCCAGTTTCGCACTTCTTTGCGTTGATACTTCATAATACAAATCGCCATTCATAAGTTGATCAAAAAATCTGAACCTGGATTGTGATCTGACAAGTATCGTTTCATTATCAAGAAGTCCATTCGCTTTAAATTCATCTGTGTATTTCTTTTTTCTCAGTGTCAGGCTTAATGTCGAATTAACTTCTTTTATAGATGAATATTCCATTTCATAATATTGTGCCCGTGACATTGATTCTTTTACCAACAGTCCTGCAAGTGGAAAGTAATCATCTCTCAATGAATATTTGCCTGAGATTCTGAATCCTTCCAGTTCAATTATTTCGAGGTAAGGATTAACTTCATAAAATTTAAGACTGCCTGAAATAAGAGAATCAATATTTTTTCTTTTATCAAGTTTATCTTCAGCTAAAAATTCAAGCCCCGGTTTAAGTTTCCAGTAAGTATAAAATGCATTCCCTTTTTGTCGTAACCATTTACTGGTGAGTGAAATATTTTTTGAATTTACATAATCGACGTTATACTCAATGTTGAATATACTTCTGTCAGTGAATCTGACGGTATTATTATACCTATCAGAAGCAAAATCACTTCCGGTTCTTAAAAGTCCAAGGGTGGAGTTGATGGTTAGCAATTCATTCGGCAACAGAGTAACACTGAATTCTCTTAGTTGTTCATTCTGACGACTTGATGTTAATCCTGAATTATAATTCCTGTTGAACTCTACATCGTTGAATCTGTCGGGAGAAGTGAACCTGTCCTGTATAAACCTGTCTTTGTAGGAAAACCCGATTCGACCGAGACTCAGTTTCCCGATTTCAACTTCGCGAGGATCGGCTTTAAGAAAAATATTTCTCGCGTGACCATAATTATCACCATCATCTCCGGATGAAAATAAATTCCTGTCCCAAAGACTTCCGGCGTACTCCAGACTTAGAGATACACCCTCCCAGGGCTTAATATCGAGAACGATATTTGCGAATTGTTTTGATTCAGGCATTGGTAGAAATATCACCGGCATATAATTTCCCTGCCCGATACCAATGAACCTGTAGTTGCCCAAACTTTCACGGATGTAATCGCCCTGCTGTTCACCTACATAACTGAACGATGCATTGTAAAGTGAAAGTGAATCACCGGGACTGTATTTGTAATAGGTATAATTCAAACCATTAATAAGTGTGTCAATTCTTTGGTAAAGACCTCTCACAACTCCCAAAGAATCAGGCGTTGCAAGCGACACACCGGATTTAACTGCCTTATTCCTGTCATCACCTGCGTTACCAAGAAATACTTTATCCGAATCTAATAAAATTATATCAAGTGGTGAATCTTTATCATCACCTTCACGCAGGTACTGAACTTTAATTCCGAGTTTGTTTTCAAAGAACTGGCTTTGAACTCCTGTTCCGAAAATATTTCGTGCATACTGCCTGTCGGTATATTCAAAGTCTACAGAAATTCTGCTGGCAGCGGTAATAAGTCTGGTTGGAGTAAAAGTTATTCTTGCAGTTGAATAGTCAATTGTAAAATCATTCGCTTCACCGCGCCGCATTTCAATTCCGTCTAGGAATACTTTTTCACTGCCGGCTATGATTATAATATCACGTTCATTATTAAGTCCCGTCAACCTGTAAGGTCCCTGAACTCCATCAGTTCCATTAAATGTATTTGAATTAAATTTCCCTTTTGAACTTGCGATTGAAACGTAAGCGTTATGACCTTCATAATTAAATTCACCCATTAGTCCTTGCAGCTTTCTGTCAATCAAACCAAACTCGCCGTATCTTTTTTGAAGCTGATAGTCTCCAAAAGTACCAACAGCGTTTTTATGCTTCAGTTGAATAAAAACTTTGTCAAGTTCTTCCAGGCGCTCCGTATTTCCTTCCGGTTGAATCGGAGTATTTTCGTCGGTGACTGCGGCAACTACTTCTATTTCATCAGAAAGTTTACCTGAGAGTTGAAGTCTTAAACCGCTGTTAAGTGAAAAATCTTTTGTGGTTCCGACTGTAAATCCGCGAACAAGTGTTCCGCTCTTTTCAATGTTTGAACCAAATATTGCATCTGATGAAAGGAATGACGATTCGGTAGTTGCCACTCGGATAGTATCGCCTGAAGTTTCATCGTCTCGAATTACAAGTATTCGCTTTTTATATTCCTTTTGCAGTGAAAGTCTTAATGTCTGGTATGTTACGATGATAGTATCGAATACAGAATATGCAAGTGTATCTGAAAGTGAAAAAGTTGAAGTAGAATATGAAATCGAATATGATGATCGGGGCAGCACTGCACCTCTAAGCAATATTGATTCCGAAAACGGAATTACAGTAATACTGTTAAGGTGATATTTATTTTCAAAGTTGATTGACAGGGTATCAGTAACATACTTTGTGGAGTATTCCGACTGAGCGAAAGTCACACAACAAGAAACTGAAAATAAAAAAATGATAAGGAAATGCTTTGGATACCGCTTCAATACATAATTCAGATTTGTTTATACGAAATCTAAATTTCATTCATTCGTTAAGCAAGTCTATATTGGTGATAGTCACTTCAACAGTATGACTATAAATGGCATTCAAGATAGTTTTCACAAATTCTTTTCATCGCTGTGTTGGATGAATTAAACGCCCAGATGATCGATCCGCCTTTTTTTCCGGCACTTAAATCGCCGGTTAAAAACATTCCGGGAACTGATGTTTCATAGCCTTCTTTTAATACCGGATTAGGTCCATCAAAATCAATCCCAATTAATTTTAAAAAATTCTCCGGTGTCGAACCGCCCAGTGCATAAACGATACTGTCAAACGTCATATTAGTAGAGTCAGTGAAGATAACTTTCGGCTTCCCGGCATCATCTTCAACTGATGAAATGTTAGTCCCTAGCAAGAGTTTGAGTTTACTACTTGTCTGTAATTGAAGTAAACTCTCTTTGTTAATTGAATTCATTCTTGTGAATTCATTTTGGCGATAACTTAGTGTGACTTCATTATTACACTGAACAAGATACTGACAATACTCAGAAGCCGAATCGCCGCCTCCCACTACCAATACTTTTGAAGATCTGATCTCCTTTGATGTCAGATCATAAAGAATTTTTTCGTTAAGTGCTATGGGAATTTTGTAGTCCGGCTTGTTAGGTTTACCAAGAATTCCAACAGACACAACGATAACTTTTGATTCATACTGAAGTTTATCTGTCACTAACGTAAATAACTGACTTTGCTCATCCCTGGAAATTTTATAGACAGTTTCATTGTAGTTGACGGTTAGATTATTCTCAGCGATTACTTTATCAAGGAATGATACGGTTTGTTCTTTAGTTGAATCCGTCAGGCACATTACACCTGTACAGGCAGCTGCGAATCCCTTGTAGTTAGCTGTAACAAGTTTATTTTCCGGATAAAATTTTTTGATTGTGAATGAATGTTCAGCAGCTTTTTCAATGATAAGAATTTTTTCTACAGCAATGCCTGAATGTATTGCCTCGGCTGCCATGCTGATGCCCGCCGGACCGGCTCCAATAATTATTATGTCATACATTATCTCTCCCTTAAAATTATAATTGTTTAACTATATAGTCTTCACAAACAGATAAGAAGGGACAGTGTTTACAAAAAATTTATATCATTCATACCTCAGAGCTTCGATCGGATCAAGATTAGCTGCTTTGTATGCAGGATAAGTCCCGAATAAAACTCCGACAAATATGCAAAGTGACAATCCGATCATTACCCAGTCATAAGGGATTGCGGTTTGTGCACTTAAAAAACTACCCGCTAAATTTCCAACAGATATACCGATTATTATTCCGACGATGCCGCCAAGCAGACATAAAAAAACTGCTTCAAACAAAAATTGTAGAAGTATATTTTTTTTATTTGCGCCAACTGCTTTCCTGATTCCAATCTCGCGAGTCCGTTCAGTTACGGTGACAAGCATGATATTCATTATACCAACACCTGCGGCGATTAACGCAATTAAGGAGACAACCAATGCGCCAATTTTTATTCCGCCGGTTATATCGTTAACCTGACCAATCACTGATTCATTACTGAAAATATCAAAATCATTATCCTGGTTCGGCATAACTTTTCTGATCTTTCTCATATATCCTATAGCTGATTCGATTGTACTTTCATAAAGCTCACTGTTGTAGGCCATCACCGTTATATCAACGCTTGAAGAGCGTCTTCCGTAGAATGATTGAAATGTAGTTATAGGAATTACTATATAGTTATCCTGGGATTGACCAAAAAATTCAGGACGTTTTTTTATCGTACCGATAACTCTCATTGGCTTGCCATCCATTCTAATGGTTTGTCCAATGGGATCAGCGTTATAAAAAAGTTTTTCAACAATTGCATGTCCTAACACGCATACGTCCGATGAGTAATCAATTTCATTATTTCTGAATTCCCTGCCTTCATCAATTTCAAGATTTAGAGTACTGTACACACCCTGTGTTACACCAACACAATAAATATTCGGGTTTGTTTGCTCACTTCCAAATTTGACAACTTTGCCGCCCTGCCCCTGCATAGCACCGACAATCTTTGCCTCGTTCATCAATTCTTCAAACCTGTAAAAATCATCAAGTGTAATGTCTTTACGGTTGCGGTACTTTTCCCAGTCTCCGCCGTGTATGGCGGGAAATTTTCTTATCTCAAAAGTATTTTTACTTAAAAACTGAAAGCCGTTTTCAATCGTATTCTGAAGCATTGTTATAACTGTCATAACAACGATGATTGAAAAAATACCTACAACAATTCCAAGTACTGTTAAGAG
It includes:
- the aroC gene encoding chorismate synthase; this translates as MIRFLTAGESHGKALLTIVEGFPSNIKIENEYLNYHLKRRQSGYGRGLRMKIESDKAEIISGIRHQKTIGSPISLMIQNKDWVNWQNIMDPTKKQNSFEKVSVPRPGHADLVGISKYNFNDIRNSIERSSARETAARVAAGTVARKFLEIFGIEVGSFVESIGGVFPENNFAEELLNNNLPKKFSAKNLSALSDKSDVRVLSQEHQAKIINRIKLAKKMGDTLGGTFYVVATGVPTGLGSFMHYDLKLDSDIAHSIISINAVKGISIGSGFESAEKFGSESHDEIIKKGTRFERRTNRSGGIEGGISTGLPVIVRAAMKPISTLMTPIESVDLKSMKTVEARRERSDFVAVPACAVVAESMLAWSIAKFFLLKFGGDSLEETQDNYKNYNRKLFRRISTNFK
- a CDS encoding Do family serine endopeptidase, which encodes MKSKRIFGAFALIIVGILFGALLVSGFGLVRPGYADINLGANNPPVNLDADATSFSKAFIEVAEKVTPTIVQISVVSSLKDDPHQDIFPFPFRDLPQEQRGSGSGIIISADGYIVTNNHVVENATKVTVGLHDNRTYDAQVIGTDPLTDLAVIKIEAKDLPTAYLGDSDDIKVGQWVMAIGNPLSLSSTVTAGIVSALGRGNLGLMSRDNGYAVENFIQTDAAINPGNSGGALVDLSGAVIGVNSAIAASRTGTYIGYGFAIPVNLVKSVAKDLIANGKVSRGYIGVQIGTIDNAIAKSLGLDKPRGVIVNGIVEGGAASKTDIKAGDVILKIDGREVNQPNELQGYIASKTAGSTVKLILLRDGKELERSVTLKPREEDEKNQPVLSNKDESSKSETNSTSASFEDIGLTVRNLSDKDKSTYKVDGGILITDVKAFSKAQDQSLVRNIVIVEVDKKSISSVDEFKSLVNKKKGSAMLLKVQDAEGNTRFVGLEIPG
- the recO gene encoding DNA repair protein RecO; the protein is MSQIVKSEAIVLGKMNYRDSSVIVSLYTKDFGKLSLILKGARSPKSKISNIVDPVNFINVVFYKKETRELQFLSSVDLISYYPNIRNSLDGMKYSLAILELIQKLVPEYEQNNRMFNGLTRIFSLLDSYDELPLILFSRFFMFFLTEIGYELQLDSCSICAKDITGTSDVVYNFNQGLICSECAENYPDSFYVKKELFRYLICLKYKKKVSLSDPETGESAIRLMEKFLRYHHQDFKGIQSLKIYN
- the mtnA gene encoding S-methyl-5-thioribose-1-phosphate isomerase, whose product is MKKSDYFSLKFENDKLVFIDQTKLPLVEEYIETDSYNRIAEAIERLEIRGAPLIGIAAAYALALSVKKDSSGEKFLEAYNRLFRTRPTAVNLFYALEEIKKIYEADLPMKDSYELLLARAIELHKKDEEYCDRIGKNGLSVFKKKSGIITHCNTGKFATGGDGTAFNVIKYGFEHGLVEQVFADETRPLLQGLRLTSFELSKNGIPFKILSDSSSGSLMQTGLIDFAVVGADRIALNGDTANKIGTFNLAVLCNFHNIPFYVAAPSTTIDRNIPSGSEIKIEFRNKNELLYSGSLQIAPESFEVYSPAFDVTPSHLISGIITEEGVFNFPYNFIQ
- a CDS encoding sugar kinase; the encoded protein is MGLLVVGSLGLDSVETPFDKVTDALGGSAVYISLAASYFSGPVYLVGVVGGDFPKKYLNTLEEHNVDLDGLQVIENGKTFRWSGKYHYDLNVRDTLLTELNVFEKFDPIIPEKFRKSKYICLGNIDPELQIKVLDQMDDPQFVVCDTMNYWIEGKKDELLKLLKRVNVLIINDSEARLLAHEPNLIKASRVIRAMGPEILIIKKGEHGALLFTEDTIFSAPAYPMEMIFDPTGAGDSFAGGFTGYLHKTRDLSSSNMKRAIIYGSAMASFCVEQFSTKGLESLSLLRVKDRYREFLDLSRFDEKE
- a CDS encoding NUDIX pyrophosphatase; this encodes MKLISNMIEAHVIRRRKNKMEFLLLKRSDTEIYPGLWQMVSGKMKKHEKAYETALREIKEETGIVQKKIWVVPNINSFYFPEGNYISFLPVFVVEVDPESVIKISREHSSYKWVTAERAKKLLAWSGQRKSVDIIKEYFSSPNSLLKFIEIKV
- a CDS encoding NAD(P)-binding domain-containing protein, which translates into the protein MYDIIIIGAGPAGISMAAEAIHSGIAVEKILIIEKAAEHSFTIKKFYPENKLVTANYKGFAAACTGVMCLTDSTKEQTVSFLDKVIAENNLTVNYNETVYKISRDEQSQLFTLVTDKLQYESKVIVVSVGILGKPNKPDYKIPIALNEKILYDLTSKEIRSSKVLVVGGGDSASEYCQYLVQCNNEVTLSYRQNEFTRMNSINKESLLQLQTSSKLKLLLGTNISSVEDDAGKPKVIFTDSTNMTFDSIVYALGGSTPENFLKLIGIDFDGPNPVLKEGYETSVPGMFLTGDLSAGKKGGSIIWAFNSSNTAMKRICENYLECHL
- a CDS encoding ABC transporter permease; this encodes MKIRQLFLLALDSLKTNRLRTLLTVLGIVVGIFSIIVVMTVITMLQNTIENGFQFLSKNTFEIRKFPAIHGGDWEKYRNRKDITLDDFYRFEELMNEAKIVGAMQGQGGKVVKFGSEQTNPNIYCVGVTQGVYSTLNLEIDEGREFRNNEIDYSSDVCVLGHAIVEKLFYNADPIGQTIRMDGKPMRVIGTIKKRPEFFGQSQDNYIVIPITTFQSFYGRRSSSVDITVMAYNSELYESTIESAIGYMRKIRKVMPNQDNDFDIFSNESVIGQVNDITGGIKIGALVVSLIALIAAGVGIMNIMLVTVTERTREIGIRKAVGANKKNILLQFLFEAVFLCLLGGIVGIIIGISVGNLAGSFLSAQTAIPYDWVMIGLSLCIFVGVLFGTYPAYKAANLDPIEALRYE